A genomic window from Artemia franciscana chromosome 14, ASM3288406v1, whole genome shotgun sequence includes:
- the LOC136035158 gene encoding transport and Golgi organization protein 11-like, with protein sequence MNIPDQIKLNCELEDPFSSPIRMQNGYLGEPTSISTMIVPEKIILMGNEKCIFDRAQPHEIEVQNALMPADPAISIQTPPRIITLNDETFKITEDDISEKITVKAKNQSRTEIRDIGVNVTRKDSLTRSQSMASLSGVSDTTEEIDNLRRQISRMNRRLMTLELENQHRQNREFVMYTLGFGYFLLKALLWLSRKN encoded by the exons atgaatattcCTGACCAGATAAAGCTGAATT GTGAACTTGAAGACCCCTTTTCTAGCCCTATCAGGATGCAAAATGGATACCTGGGAGAACCTACAAGTATCTCTACCATGATAGTGCCTGAAAAAATCATCCTTATGG gTAATGAAAAATGCATCTTTGATAGAGCTCAGCCGCATGAAATTGAAGTACAAAATGCTCTAATGCCAGCAGATCCAGCCATCTCAATCcag ACTCCTCCTAGAATCATAACACTGAATGATGAGACCTTCAAAATTACTGAAGATGACATcagtgaaaaaattactgtaaaaGCCAAAAATCAAAGTCGAACTGAAATCAGAGACATTGGAGTGAATGTTACAAGAAAAGATAGTCTTACTAGAAG TCAATCTATGGCATCTTTGTCCGGAGTCAGTGATACTAcagaagaaattgataattTGAGAAGACAAATTAGTCGAATGAACCGAAGGTTGATGACTTTAGAATTGGAGAACCAGCATAGACAAAACAGAGAATTTGTTATGTATACTTTGggatttggatattttttactgaaagctTTACTCTGGCTTAGTCGTAAAAACTAG